One stretch of Hyphomicrobiales bacterium DNA includes these proteins:
- a CDS encoding twin transmembrane helix small protein, whose translation MSTVATVAVGAVAIVLLMGLYNMMRNGSANLSQQLMRWRVGLQFIAILLLMLALFVSGR comes from the coding sequence ATGAGCACCGTTGCGACCGTTGCCGTCGGAGCCGTCGCCATCGTCCTGTTGATGGGGCTCTACAACATGATGCGCAACGGCAGCGCCAACCTCAGCCAGCAGCTGATGCGCTGGCGCGTCGGCCTCCAGTTCATCGCCATCCTGCTGCTGATGCTGGCCCTTTTCGTTTCGGGTCGCTGA
- a CDS encoding SDR family NAD(P)-dependent oxidoreductase yields MTKPPDRSVLVTGCSTGIGRAAAIGLRNRGWRVLATARSKADLASLAAEGLESIALELRDPASVAACAERALELTDGRLYGLFNNAAYGQPGAVEDLTPELLRDQFEVNFFSWHDLTRRLIPAMRANGTGRIVQCSSVLGFISPPYRGAYNASKHALEALSDAMRHELAGTGISVSLIEPGPIESRFLSTALAALRDNIAIASSPHAERYRARLAAMEAGGNQRFKLPPEAVLAKLVHALEAERPKLRYYVTFPTYFAAYAKCYMPRMIYDRILARS; encoded by the coding sequence ATGACCAAGCCACCCGACCGTTCCGTCCTCGTCACCGGCTGCTCCACCGGCATCGGCCGCGCCGCCGCCATCGGCCTTCGCAACCGCGGCTGGCGGGTTCTCGCCACGGCCCGAAGCAAAGCCGATCTCGCTTCCCTCGCGGCCGAAGGCCTCGAGTCGATCGCCCTCGAGTTGCGCGATCCCGCGAGTGTCGCGGCCTGCGCCGAGCGCGCACTCGAACTCACAGACGGCCGCCTCTACGGTCTCTTCAACAATGCAGCTTATGGCCAGCCTGGGGCGGTCGAGGACCTGACGCCTGAGCTGCTTCGCGATCAGTTCGAGGTCAATTTCTTTTCCTGGCACGATCTGACGCGCCGTCTGATCCCGGCCATGCGGGCCAACGGCACTGGCCGCATCGTGCAGTGCTCCTCGGTCCTCGGCTTCATATCGCCACCGTATCGGGGCGCCTACAACGCCTCCAAGCATGCTCTCGAGGCCTTGAGCGATGCGATGCGTCACGAGCTGGCGGGCACGGGCATCTCCGTTTCGCTGATCGAGCCCGGCCCCATCGAGAGCCGCTTCCTGTCGACCGCCCTCGCGGCCTTGCGCGACAACATCGCGATTGCCTCCTCGCCGCATGCCGAGCGCTATCGGGCACGGCTCGCCGCCATGGAGGCCGGGGGGAACCAGCGCTTCAAGCTGCCGCCCGAGGCCGTGCTGGCCAAGCTCGTTCATGCCCTCGAGGCCGAACGCCCGAAGCTGCGCTACTACGTCACCTTCCCCACCTATTTCGCGGCCTATGCAAAGTGCTACATGCCGCGCATGATCTATGACCGCATCCTGGCGCGTTCCTGA
- a CDS encoding rhomboid family intramembrane serine protease: protein MFLPIHDVNRLKVIPFQYVTIGLIALNVVIFVLTSTGVSPIVAASFAVVPGELVADVLAGPPIADRFDAIPVPELWTLVSYMFLHGDLMHIGGNMLFLWVFGDNVEDAIGHFGFLVFYLLCGIFAGLLHTYVMPGSEVPLIGASGAISGCVAAYLMLHPRVHLWVLVARVLPLSIPAFWALGAWILFQFVQAYASVLETGIARDQTAWWAHVGGLVAGAILVVFMRRRGVPLFDRPGGVV, encoded by the coding sequence GTGTTCTTGCCGATCCATGACGTCAATCGACTGAAAGTCATTCCGTTCCAGTACGTCACCATCGGCCTGATCGCGCTCAACGTGGTGATCTTCGTGCTGACCTCGACGGGTGTCAGCCCGATCGTGGCGGCGTCCTTCGCGGTCGTGCCCGGCGAACTCGTCGCGGACGTGCTTGCCGGCCCGCCGATCGCCGATCGCTTCGATGCGATCCCCGTTCCCGAGCTGTGGACGCTCGTCAGCTACATGTTCCTGCATGGCGATCTGATGCACATCGGGGGCAACATGCTGTTCCTCTGGGTCTTCGGTGACAACGTCGAGGACGCGATCGGCCACTTCGGCTTTCTCGTTTTCTATCTGCTGTGCGGCATCTTCGCCGGCCTCCTGCACACCTATGTCATGCCTGGCTCGGAAGTGCCGCTCATCGGGGCGAGCGGAGCGATCTCGGGCTGCGTCGCGGCCTATCTCATGCTTCATCCCCGGGTGCACCTCTGGGTGCTCGTCGCGCGTGTCCTGCCGCTTTCTATCCCGGCGTTCTGGGCGCTCGGCGCGTGGATCCTGTTTCAGTTCGTGCAGGCTTACGCCTCGGTGCTGGAGACCGGCATCGCCCGCGATCAGACGGCTTGGTGGGCGCACGTCGGCGGGCTCGTTGCCGGCGCGATCCTTGTCGTTTTCATGCGCCGTCGTGGCGTTCCGCTGTTCGACCGTCCGGGTGGGGTCGTGTAG
- a CDS encoding cob(I)yrinic acid a,c-diamide adenosyltransferase: MVVLNKIYTRTGDAGETGLGTGRRVKKYDPRIEAYGTVDEANAAIGVARLTLEAEWPTLAAMLLRIQNDLFDLGADLCTPDTGEPLAYEPLRVLAGQVTRLEREIDELNADLAPLRSFVLPGGTLAAAHLHVARTVCRRAERRMVELADQPGETVGEAALHYVNRLSDFLFVASRYVNAKGSGDTLWVPGKTRDNGA, from the coding sequence ATGGTTGTCCTCAACAAGATCTACACCCGCACCGGCGATGCCGGTGAAACCGGTCTCGGTACCGGTCGGCGTGTCAAGAAGTACGATCCGCGCATCGAGGCCTATGGCACCGTCGACGAGGCCAATGCGGCTATCGGTGTCGCGCGCCTCACCCTCGAGGCGGAGTGGCCGACCCTGGCGGCCATGCTGCTGCGCATCCAGAACGATCTTTTCGATCTCGGTGCCGACCTCTGCACGCCCGACACCGGCGAGCCGCTCGCCTATGAGCCGTTGCGCGTATTGGCCGGACAGGTGACCCGCCTCGAGCGAGAGATCGACGAGTTGAATGCCGACCTCGCGCCCTTGCGCTCTTTCGTGCTGCCGGGCGGAACCCTCGCTGCCGCTCATCTCCATGTCGCGCGCACCGTTTGCCGGCGCGCCGAGCGGCGCATGGTCGAGCTGGCCGATCAGCCCGGCGAGACGGTCGGTGAGGCGGCGTTGCATTACGTCAACCGACTCTCCGATTTCCTCTTCGTGGCCAGCCGTTACGTGAACGCCAAGGGCTCGGGTGATACGCTCTGGGTGCCCGGCAAGACCCGCGACAACGGCGCCTGA